The genomic interval TCTCCAACAACTTGGTTGATCTTAAGGACTTGTACGAATGTTTTCAGGATTTCCTTTCTACCAAAGATGGAAAATGCTTAGATGCAGTATTGGACAGATCTGTCATGGTACTCGATGTTTGTGCAACCATTAAGGATGTTTTGTCTATGATGAAGCAATCTGCCCAGGATCTTCAATCATCTATTCGAAGGCGTTCTAATGAATTTGACGCATATATGAGCTCAAGGAAAAAAGTCTGCAAagtcattcaaaaattaatgccTTTCAGATCTTAAGAAAAACACTAACAAGAACAATGATCTCGTCACCGATGTCCTAACAGAAGTTGAAGCAACTACTCTGACAGTTTTTGAATCTGTCTTGTCTTTCCTATCTGCACCAAAGCAAAGGTCACTTGTCTCAAAGTTGGCCACCAAAAATGCAACCCAACAAGTTGTCAATGAAGTGACCAAGATCGATGTCGCATTGAAATCTAAAGTGATTGAAGCAAAAGAAGTTCAGACTTCACTGGCTGCCCTTGAGATGAACCTTCAAGAACTTGAAGATGGATTAGAATCTGTCTTTCGGTGTTTGATCAAGAACCGAGTTTCACTTCTTAACATTCTCAACCAATAGATACGTAGATATATTCACCTCCCTTTGGTATTTTCCACCTTTTATCAGGAAATGCTTCATGGAATTTTTACTGTACATACtgtatatacaaaagaaaaacaaagtaaatgaaTACAAGAAATCACTTTAACCGAAAACAATTGTCTCAAATTTACATCATTATTTTATCTTCTCTTATGGTGCTTGTGCAAATTTACTTTTGGTAATTATACATTCACATCGTTACAGCACACGAGTTAATAGGTCCAGAATTATTAAGGAAGCATTGACCTTTGATTGTATATCAAATGAGCATGTGAAGATACTAATTGTTAGAGCTAACAAGGGAACATATGCACAGAGCTTGACGCTGTCAAGATTCCATGTGCTCGTATATTCAGATCTTCGATACAAACCGTGTGTGTTTCCTTTCATTTATGCACATAATATCATA from Papaver somniferum cultivar HN1 unplaced genomic scaffold, ASM357369v1 unplaced-scaffold_3738, whole genome shotgun sequence carries:
- the LOC113342357 gene encoding uncharacterized protein LOC113342357 is translated as DFLSTKDGKCLDAVLDRSVMVLDVCATIKDVLSMMKQSAQDLQSSIRRHLKKNTNKNNDLVTDVLTEVEATTLTVFESVLSFLSAPKQRSLVSKLATKNATQQVVNEVTKIDVALKSKVIEAKEVQTSLAALEMNLQELEDGLESVFRCLIKNRVSLLNILNQ